The following proteins are encoded in a genomic region of Pangasianodon hypophthalmus isolate fPanHyp1 chromosome 26, fPanHyp1.pri, whole genome shotgun sequence:
- the hecw2b gene encoding E3 ubiquitin-protein ligase HECW2 isoform X1: protein MATSTAREHLLVVRRRSPHMRYTLGPENLRSSGSGGTSRGGAATETMGLQRANSDTDLVTSDSRSSLTASTYQFTLGRGQNLVISWDIKEEVDATDWIGLYHIDETCPANVWDSKNRGVNGTQRGQIVWRLEPGPYFMEPETKICFKYYHGVSGALRATTPCITVKNPGVLAGPEGQADGQSVTEHCRKLVSFTLSDIRAQGLKKGMFFNPDPYLKMSIQPGKRSGFPAFTHHGQERRASIISNTTNPVWHGEKYTFVALMTDVLEIEVKDKFAKSRPIIKRFLGQLTIPVQRLLERHAAGDQPVSYTLCRRLPTDHVSGQLQFRVEITSTGHEDVMGSLLGASSVNGDPGSPSDDEDVVPQTSRIPRAASPTGSEASLHNEAFRTDEGPLEADEERHLRDVVIDSGHTQRQTSLNDYLDTIEAPNGPRDRPLGAASPKLRSSFPTDTRLNAMLHIDSDEDEEAHVSQGLANGVASEQEQREGSKTEGEGSPTGREEAAASQSASSTANTQNGGVEGSQEGTASASAQSQSVSQNPAAQDKDAARESVSEEVFVASEASISEASAASSGVASAEGGASAEDQPEPGVSQDQPNEANGQEEGEEVWRRRQSLLASGEESQAEGAESSGRQRTDSAETDGESGASAQVNGHQPVRSLPAVRHDISRYQRVDEPLPPNWEARIDSHGRIFYVDHVNRTTTWQRPTAPPAPQVLQRSNSIQQMEQLNRRYQSIRRTITNERTDEQAAEMPSDDTDLMHHTIPEYRRDAAVGAANYCSRLSLLLQSPSAKFLTSPDFFSVLHSNPSAYRMFTSNTCLKHMISKVRRDAHHFERYQHNRDLVTFLNLFANKQLELPRGWEMKHDHAGKPFFVDHNCRSTTFIDPRLPLQSARPSGLLAHRQHLSRQRSHSAGEVGDDPRHAGPTVLPRPSNTFSAAARNQCQDLVPVAYNDKIVAFLRQPNIFEILQERQPEFSRNHSLREKVQFIRNEGAAGLVRLSSDADLVILLSLFEEEVMSYVPPHALLHPSYCQSPRGSPVSSPQNSPGTQRANARAPAPYKRDFEAKLRNFYRKLETKGYGQGPGKVKLIMRRDHLLEDAFNQIMCYSRKDLQRSKLYVSFVGEEGLDYSGPSREFFFLVSRELFNPYYGLFEYSANDTYTVQISPMSAFVDNHHEWFRFSGRILGLALIHQYLLDAFFTRPFYKGLLRIPCDLSDLEYLDEEFHQSLQWMKDNDIEDMLDLTFTVNEEVFGQITERELKPGGANIPVSEKNKKEYIERMVKWRIERGVVQQTESLVRGFYEVVDARLVSVFDARELELVIAGTAEIDLSDWRNNTEYRGGYHDNHIVIRWFWAAVERFNNEQRLRLLQFVTGTSSIPYEGFASLRGSNGPRRFCVEKWGKITSLPRAHTCFNRLDLPPYPSFSMLYEKMLTAVEETSTFGLE from the exons ATGGCCACCAGCACAGCACGAGAGCATCTTCTGGTGGTGCGGAGGCGCAGCCCGCACATGCGATACACGCTGGGACCGGAAAACCTGCGCAGTAGTGGCAGTGGCGGAACATCCAGAGGAGGCGCTGCAACTGAGACAATGGGTCTACAACGGGCCAACAGTGATACGGACCTGGTCACATCAGACAGTCGCTCCTCCCTTACTGCCTCCACCTATCAGTTCACCCTGGGAAGAGGACAGAACCTCGTCATCTCCTGGGATATCAAGGAGGAAGTGGATGCCACAGACTGGATCGGGCTTTACCACATTG ATGAGACGTGTCCGGCTAACGTGTGGGACTCGAAGAACCGCGGCGTCAATGGCACACAGAGGGGACAGATCGTCTGGAGGCTGGAGCCTGGGCCTTATTTCATGGAGC CTGAGACCAAAATCTGCTTCAAATATTACCATGGAGTGAGTGGAGCTTTAAGAGCGACGACGCCCTGCATCACTGTAAAGAACCCTGGCGtgctg GCTGGACCAGAGGGACAAGCGGACGGCCAGTCTGTGACGGAGCATTGCCGAAAACTCGTCAGCTTCACATTATCAG atATCAGAGCTCAGGGCCTAAAGAAAGGCATGTTCTTCAATCCGGACCCGTATCTAAAGATGAGCATCCAGCCTGGAAAACGCAGCGGCTTCCCTGCCTTCACACACCACGGCCAAGAGAGACGAGCCTCCatcatctccaacaccaccaaccCTGTGTGGCACGgagag AAATACACCTTCGTCGCACTCATGACGGATGTTTTAGAGATCGAGGTGAAGGACAAATTTGCTAAAAGTCGGCCAATCATCAAGCGCTTTTTGGGTCAGCTGACCATACCTGTGCAGAGGCTTCTGGAGAGGCATGCAGCGGG GGATCAGCCTGTAAGTTATACTCTGTGCCGCCGCTTGCCCACGGACCATGTGAGCGGTCAGCTACAGTTCAGGGTGGAGATCACATCTACTGGACATGAGG ATGTTATGGGCTCACTCCTGGGTGCATCGTCTGTGAACGGAGACCCGGGCAGCCCCTCTGATGATGAGGACGTGGTCCCTCAGACCTCCCGCATCCCCAGGGCTGCGTCTCCAACCGGCTCTGAGGCCTCTCTCCACAACGAGGCGTTTAGGACTGACGAAGGTCCATTGGAAGCTGACGAAGAGCGCCATCTTAGGGATGTAGTCATCGATTCGGGACACACCCAGAGGCAGACCTCTCTCAATGATTACCTGGACACCATCGAGGCTCCGAATGGCCCCAGAGATCGGCCCCTGGGAGCGGCGTCGCCCAAACTGCGCTCCAGCTTCCCCACTGACACACGGCTCAACGCCATGCTGCACATCGActcagatgaagatgaggaagCACACGTCTCTCAGGGGTTGGCCAATGGAGTAGCGTCTGAACAGGAGCAGAGGGAGGGGTCTAAAACAGAGGGGGAGGGGAGTCCCACTGGCAGAGAAGAAGCAGCGGCTTCACAGTCAGCTAGCAGCACTGCAAATACCCAAAATGGCGGCGTGGAAGGGAGCCAGGAGGGAACGGCTAGTGCATCGGCCCAGTCACAGTCTGTATCCCAGAATCCAGCAGCTCAA GATAAAGATGCAGCCAGGGAGAGCGTGAGCGAGGAGGTCTTTGTAGCGAGCGAAGCCAGCATTTCCGAAGCCTCTGCAGCTAGCTCTGGTGTAGCGAGCGCAGAGGGTGGAGCTTCTGCAGAGGACCAACCAGAGCCTGGCGTCTCTCAGGACCAGCCTAATGAAGCCAATGGGCAGGAGGAAGGCGAGGAGGTGTGGAGGAGGAGGCAGAGCTTGCTAGCATCAGGGGAGGAGTCACAGGCAGAAGGGGCGGAGTCATCAGGAAGACAGAGAACTGATTCAGCAGAAACAGATGGGGAGTCAG GAGCCAGCGCTCAGGTGAACGGTCATCAGCCTGTCCGCTCTCTTCCAGCTGTACGTCACGACATCAGCCGCTACCAGAGAGTGGACGAACCGCTACCAccaa ACTGGGAGGCTCGCATCGACAGCCACGGGAGAATATTTTATGTGGATCATGTGAATAGGACCACCACCTGGCAGCGACCCACAGCTCCGCCCGCTCCTCAGGTCCTGCAGAGATCCAATTCCATCCAGCAGATGGAGCAGTTAAACCGCCg GTATCAGAGTATCCGGAGAACGATAACCAACGAGCGCACGGACGAGCAGGCGGCAGAGATGCCCTCGGACGACACAGACCTGATGCACCACACCATtcctg AGTACCGCAGGGATGCAGCGGTGGGAGCTGCTAACTATTGCTCACGCCTCTCATTGCTGCTTCAGTCACCCAGCGCCAAATTTCTCACCAGCCCCGACTTCTTCAGTGTGCTCCACTCCAACCCC AGTGCCTACCGCATGTTTACGAGTAACACGTGTCTGAAGCACATGATCAGCAAGGTGCGGCGCGACGCACACCACTTTGAGCGTTACCAGCACAATCGCGATCTAGTGACCTTCCTCAACCTGTTTGCCAACAAGCAACTGGAGCTGCCACGTGGCTGGGAGATGAAACATGACCACGCTGGCAAG CCGTTTTTTGTGGACCACAACTGCCGCTCCACCACCTTCATAGACCCGCGGTTGCCTCTGCAAAGTGCTCGGCCCAGCGGCCTGCTCGCTCACCGCCAGCACCTGAGCCGCCAGCGCAGCCACAGCGCcggagag GTGGGTGATGATCCACGTCACGCCGGCCCCACTGTCCTACCCCGGCCCTCCAACACCTTCAGCGCTGCTGCTCGCAATCAGTGCCAGGATCTCGTACCTGTTG CCTACAACGATAAGATTGTGGCCTTTTTAAGGCAGCCGAACATATTTGAGATCCTGCAGGAGAGACAGCCCGAGTTCAGTAGGAATCACTCACTCAG GGAGAAGGTGCAGTTTATCCGAAACGAGGGCGCAGCCGGCTTGGTGCGTCTCTCCAGCGATGCAGATTTGGTCATTTTGCTCAG CCTGTTTGAAGAGGAAGTGATGTCGTACGTGCCCCCCCATGCCTTATTGCACCCCAGCTACTGTCAGTCTCCAcggggttctccggtttcttccccGCAGAACTCGCCTG GCACACAACGAGCCAACGCGAGGGCTCCCGCGCCATACAAGCGAGACTTCGAGGCCAAACTCCGCAATTTCTACCGCAAGCTTGAGACCAAGGGCTACGGCCAGGGGCCGGGGAAAGTCAA GCTGATCATGCGCAGAGACCACTTGCTTGAAGATGCGTTCAACCAGATCATGTGCTACTCCAGGAAGGACTTGCAGCGAAGTAAACTTTACGTCAGCTTCGTCGGAGAGGAGGG GCTGGACTACAGCGGCCCTTCgagagagttttttttcctggtgtCACGCGAGCTCTTTAACCCTTACTACGGCCTGTTCGAGTACTCAGCCAATGACACCTACACCGTCCAGATCAGCCCCATGTCTGCCTTCGTCGACAATCATCACGAATG GTTTCGGTTCAGTGGCCGCATCCTCGGCCTGGCTCTTATCCATCAGTACCTGCTTGATGCCTTTTTCACACGACCTTTCTACAAGGGCCTACTGCGCAT TccatgtgatctcagtgatttagAGTACCTGGATGAGGAATTCCACCAGAGCTTGCAGTGGATGAAGGACAACGACATCGAGGACATGTTGGACCTCACCTTCACTGTTAACGAGGAAGTGTTCGGACAG ATCACCGAGCGAGAGCTAAAGCCTGGCGGCGCTAACATCCCTGTttcagagaaaaacaagaaggaGTACATAGAACGCATGGTGAAGTGGAGGATAGAGAGAGGAGTTGTTCAGCAGACCGAGAGCTTGGTGCGAGGTTTCTATGAG
- the hecw2b gene encoding E3 ubiquitin-protein ligase HECW2 isoform X2, with the protein MATSTAREHLLVVRRRSPHMRYTLGPENLRSSGSGGTSRGGAATETMGLQRANSDTDLVTSDSRSSLTASTYQFTLGRGQNLVISWDIKEEVDATDWIGLYHIDETCPANVWDSKNRGVNGTQRGQIVWRLEPGPYFMEPETKICFKYYHGVSGALRATTPCITVKNPGVLAGPEGQADGQSVTEHCRKLVSFTLSDIRAQGLKKGMFFNPDPYLKMSIQPGKRSGFPAFTHHGQERRASIISNTTNPKYTFVALMTDVLEIEVKDKFAKSRPIIKRFLGQLTIPVQRLLERHAAGDQPVSYTLCRRLPTDHVSGQLQFRVEITSTGHEDVMGSLLGASSVNGDPGSPSDDEDVVPQTSRIPRAASPTGSEASLHNEAFRTDEGPLEADEERHLRDVVIDSGHTQRQTSLNDYLDTIEAPNGPRDRPLGAASPKLRSSFPTDTRLNAMLHIDSDEDEEAHVSQGLANGVASEQEQREGSKTEGEGSPTGREEAAASQSASSTANTQNGGVEGSQEGTASASAQSQSVSQNPAAQDKDAARESVSEEVFVASEASISEASAASSGVASAEGGASAEDQPEPGVSQDQPNEANGQEEGEEVWRRRQSLLASGEESQAEGAESSGRQRTDSAETDGESGASAQVNGHQPVRSLPAVRHDISRYQRVDEPLPPNWEARIDSHGRIFYVDHVNRTTTWQRPTAPPAPQVLQRSNSIQQMEQLNRRYQSIRRTITNERTDEQAAEMPSDDTDLMHHTIPEYRRDAAVGAANYCSRLSLLLQSPSAKFLTSPDFFSVLHSNPSAYRMFTSNTCLKHMISKVRRDAHHFERYQHNRDLVTFLNLFANKQLELPRGWEMKHDHAGKPFFVDHNCRSTTFIDPRLPLQSARPSGLLAHRQHLSRQRSHSAGEVGDDPRHAGPTVLPRPSNTFSAAARNQCQDLVPVAYNDKIVAFLRQPNIFEILQERQPEFSRNHSLREKVQFIRNEGAAGLVRLSSDADLVILLSLFEEEVMSYVPPHALLHPSYCQSPRGSPVSSPQNSPGTQRANARAPAPYKRDFEAKLRNFYRKLETKGYGQGPGKVKLIMRRDHLLEDAFNQIMCYSRKDLQRSKLYVSFVGEEGLDYSGPSREFFFLVSRELFNPYYGLFEYSANDTYTVQISPMSAFVDNHHEWFRFSGRILGLALIHQYLLDAFFTRPFYKGLLRIPCDLSDLEYLDEEFHQSLQWMKDNDIEDMLDLTFTVNEEVFGQITERELKPGGANIPVSEKNKKEYIERMVKWRIERGVVQQTESLVRGFYEVVDARLVSVFDARELELVIAGTAEIDLSDWRNNTEYRGGYHDNHIVIRWFWAAVERFNNEQRLRLLQFVTGTSSIPYEGFASLRGSNGPRRFCVEKWGKITSLPRAHTCFNRLDLPPYPSFSMLYEKMLTAVEETSTFGLE; encoded by the exons ATGGCCACCAGCACAGCACGAGAGCATCTTCTGGTGGTGCGGAGGCGCAGCCCGCACATGCGATACACGCTGGGACCGGAAAACCTGCGCAGTAGTGGCAGTGGCGGAACATCCAGAGGAGGCGCTGCAACTGAGACAATGGGTCTACAACGGGCCAACAGTGATACGGACCTGGTCACATCAGACAGTCGCTCCTCCCTTACTGCCTCCACCTATCAGTTCACCCTGGGAAGAGGACAGAACCTCGTCATCTCCTGGGATATCAAGGAGGAAGTGGATGCCACAGACTGGATCGGGCTTTACCACATTG ATGAGACGTGTCCGGCTAACGTGTGGGACTCGAAGAACCGCGGCGTCAATGGCACACAGAGGGGACAGATCGTCTGGAGGCTGGAGCCTGGGCCTTATTTCATGGAGC CTGAGACCAAAATCTGCTTCAAATATTACCATGGAGTGAGTGGAGCTTTAAGAGCGACGACGCCCTGCATCACTGTAAAGAACCCTGGCGtgctg GCTGGACCAGAGGGACAAGCGGACGGCCAGTCTGTGACGGAGCATTGCCGAAAACTCGTCAGCTTCACATTATCAG atATCAGAGCTCAGGGCCTAAAGAAAGGCATGTTCTTCAATCCGGACCCGTATCTAAAGATGAGCATCCAGCCTGGAAAACGCAGCGGCTTCCCTGCCTTCACACACCACGGCCAAGAGAGACGAGCCTCCatcatctccaacaccaccaaccCT AAATACACCTTCGTCGCACTCATGACGGATGTTTTAGAGATCGAGGTGAAGGACAAATTTGCTAAAAGTCGGCCAATCATCAAGCGCTTTTTGGGTCAGCTGACCATACCTGTGCAGAGGCTTCTGGAGAGGCATGCAGCGGG GGATCAGCCTGTAAGTTATACTCTGTGCCGCCGCTTGCCCACGGACCATGTGAGCGGTCAGCTACAGTTCAGGGTGGAGATCACATCTACTGGACATGAGG ATGTTATGGGCTCACTCCTGGGTGCATCGTCTGTGAACGGAGACCCGGGCAGCCCCTCTGATGATGAGGACGTGGTCCCTCAGACCTCCCGCATCCCCAGGGCTGCGTCTCCAACCGGCTCTGAGGCCTCTCTCCACAACGAGGCGTTTAGGACTGACGAAGGTCCATTGGAAGCTGACGAAGAGCGCCATCTTAGGGATGTAGTCATCGATTCGGGACACACCCAGAGGCAGACCTCTCTCAATGATTACCTGGACACCATCGAGGCTCCGAATGGCCCCAGAGATCGGCCCCTGGGAGCGGCGTCGCCCAAACTGCGCTCCAGCTTCCCCACTGACACACGGCTCAACGCCATGCTGCACATCGActcagatgaagatgaggaagCACACGTCTCTCAGGGGTTGGCCAATGGAGTAGCGTCTGAACAGGAGCAGAGGGAGGGGTCTAAAACAGAGGGGGAGGGGAGTCCCACTGGCAGAGAAGAAGCAGCGGCTTCACAGTCAGCTAGCAGCACTGCAAATACCCAAAATGGCGGCGTGGAAGGGAGCCAGGAGGGAACGGCTAGTGCATCGGCCCAGTCACAGTCTGTATCCCAGAATCCAGCAGCTCAA GATAAAGATGCAGCCAGGGAGAGCGTGAGCGAGGAGGTCTTTGTAGCGAGCGAAGCCAGCATTTCCGAAGCCTCTGCAGCTAGCTCTGGTGTAGCGAGCGCAGAGGGTGGAGCTTCTGCAGAGGACCAACCAGAGCCTGGCGTCTCTCAGGACCAGCCTAATGAAGCCAATGGGCAGGAGGAAGGCGAGGAGGTGTGGAGGAGGAGGCAGAGCTTGCTAGCATCAGGGGAGGAGTCACAGGCAGAAGGGGCGGAGTCATCAGGAAGACAGAGAACTGATTCAGCAGAAACAGATGGGGAGTCAG GAGCCAGCGCTCAGGTGAACGGTCATCAGCCTGTCCGCTCTCTTCCAGCTGTACGTCACGACATCAGCCGCTACCAGAGAGTGGACGAACCGCTACCAccaa ACTGGGAGGCTCGCATCGACAGCCACGGGAGAATATTTTATGTGGATCATGTGAATAGGACCACCACCTGGCAGCGACCCACAGCTCCGCCCGCTCCTCAGGTCCTGCAGAGATCCAATTCCATCCAGCAGATGGAGCAGTTAAACCGCCg GTATCAGAGTATCCGGAGAACGATAACCAACGAGCGCACGGACGAGCAGGCGGCAGAGATGCCCTCGGACGACACAGACCTGATGCACCACACCATtcctg AGTACCGCAGGGATGCAGCGGTGGGAGCTGCTAACTATTGCTCACGCCTCTCATTGCTGCTTCAGTCACCCAGCGCCAAATTTCTCACCAGCCCCGACTTCTTCAGTGTGCTCCACTCCAACCCC AGTGCCTACCGCATGTTTACGAGTAACACGTGTCTGAAGCACATGATCAGCAAGGTGCGGCGCGACGCACACCACTTTGAGCGTTACCAGCACAATCGCGATCTAGTGACCTTCCTCAACCTGTTTGCCAACAAGCAACTGGAGCTGCCACGTGGCTGGGAGATGAAACATGACCACGCTGGCAAG CCGTTTTTTGTGGACCACAACTGCCGCTCCACCACCTTCATAGACCCGCGGTTGCCTCTGCAAAGTGCTCGGCCCAGCGGCCTGCTCGCTCACCGCCAGCACCTGAGCCGCCAGCGCAGCCACAGCGCcggagag GTGGGTGATGATCCACGTCACGCCGGCCCCACTGTCCTACCCCGGCCCTCCAACACCTTCAGCGCTGCTGCTCGCAATCAGTGCCAGGATCTCGTACCTGTTG CCTACAACGATAAGATTGTGGCCTTTTTAAGGCAGCCGAACATATTTGAGATCCTGCAGGAGAGACAGCCCGAGTTCAGTAGGAATCACTCACTCAG GGAGAAGGTGCAGTTTATCCGAAACGAGGGCGCAGCCGGCTTGGTGCGTCTCTCCAGCGATGCAGATTTGGTCATTTTGCTCAG CCTGTTTGAAGAGGAAGTGATGTCGTACGTGCCCCCCCATGCCTTATTGCACCCCAGCTACTGTCAGTCTCCAcggggttctccggtttcttccccGCAGAACTCGCCTG GCACACAACGAGCCAACGCGAGGGCTCCCGCGCCATACAAGCGAGACTTCGAGGCCAAACTCCGCAATTTCTACCGCAAGCTTGAGACCAAGGGCTACGGCCAGGGGCCGGGGAAAGTCAA GCTGATCATGCGCAGAGACCACTTGCTTGAAGATGCGTTCAACCAGATCATGTGCTACTCCAGGAAGGACTTGCAGCGAAGTAAACTTTACGTCAGCTTCGTCGGAGAGGAGGG GCTGGACTACAGCGGCCCTTCgagagagttttttttcctggtgtCACGCGAGCTCTTTAACCCTTACTACGGCCTGTTCGAGTACTCAGCCAATGACACCTACACCGTCCAGATCAGCCCCATGTCTGCCTTCGTCGACAATCATCACGAATG GTTTCGGTTCAGTGGCCGCATCCTCGGCCTGGCTCTTATCCATCAGTACCTGCTTGATGCCTTTTTCACACGACCTTTCTACAAGGGCCTACTGCGCAT TccatgtgatctcagtgatttagAGTACCTGGATGAGGAATTCCACCAGAGCTTGCAGTGGATGAAGGACAACGACATCGAGGACATGTTGGACCTCACCTTCACTGTTAACGAGGAAGTGTTCGGACAG ATCACCGAGCGAGAGCTAAAGCCTGGCGGCGCTAACATCCCTGTttcagagaaaaacaagaaggaGTACATAGAACGCATGGTGAAGTGGAGGATAGAGAGAGGAGTTGTTCAGCAGACCGAGAGCTTGGTGCGAGGTTTCTATGAG